The following coding sequences are from one Venturia canescens isolate UGA chromosome 5, ASM1945775v1, whole genome shotgun sequence window:
- the LOC122411372 gene encoding sentrin-specific protease 1-like, which translates to MDASTQTIDLAEKMHFCMQTGEMGVWDGPAHTDVKAVEKFERWDKKDPIIQKIAVRSSGTQTPAYKIKGVQAFVWRLVPIDVDKSRLSSRQKIEQFVRNFDKFVQIQKEFEVPTMLSPISDMPGEEFKMPVSTMEWREKKREEEILKRHKYKEAMTESEEDWTRWKAGEFYWEEEKENEAQRKIRQGQQKRKIENNDMEKTKKKKNEKGNKGPVVKDGDLQTLNHGKWLNDEIINQYLDLIVKKYSKTFAFNTFFFPRFLSGGFPAIRLWTKNVNIFDYDLVLIPLHLGAHWCLITVDFRDK; encoded by the coding sequence ATGGACGCGTCGACACAGACTATCGACCTTGccgaaaaaatgcatttttgtaTGCAAACCGGCGAAATGGGCGTATGGGATGGGCCTGCGCATACCGACGTAAAAGCcgtcgaaaaatttgaaagatgGGACAAGAAAGACccaataattcaaaaaatcgcTGTGCGATCCTCGGGCACGCAAACGCCGGCATACAAAATTAAGGGTGTCCAAGCATTTGTCTGGCGCCTTGTCCCGATTGACGTCGATAAAAGCCGTTTATCGAGTCGACAAAAGATCGAACAATTCGTACGAAACTTTGATAAGTTTGTACAAATTCAAAAGGAATTCGAGGTTCCGACAATGCTTTCCCCAATTTCTGATATGCCAGGAGAAGAGTTTAAAATGCCTGTGTCTACGATGGAatggagggagaaaaagagagaggaagaaattttgaaaagacaCAAATACAAGGAAGCAATGACAGAGAGCGAAGAAGATTGGACAAGATGGAAAGCGGGTGAATTCTACtgggaagaagagaaagaaaatgaagctCAACGAAAAATAAGACAAGGGCAACAAAAAAGGAAGATAGAAAACAATGATatggagaaaacaaaaaagaagaaaaatgaaaaaggaaataaggGACCAGTGGTGAAAGATGGGGATTTGCAAACGCTGAACCATGGAAAGTGGTTGAACGATGAGATAATTAATCAATATCTTGATTTGATTGTcaagaaatattcaaaaactttcgcgttcaacacatttttctttccacgCTTTCTCTCAGGAGGTTTTCCGGCAATTAGACTTtggacaaaaaatgtaaatatctTTGACTATGATTTGGTTCTGATTCCACTTCACCTTGGAGCACATTGGTGCCTAATAACTGTGGATTTTAGAgacaaataa